In Ptychodera flava strain L36383 chromosome 6, AS_Pfla_20210202, whole genome shotgun sequence, the sequence AGTTCCGCATACCGGAGCTATGTTGTTCTCTGAAGTTGGTGAACGATAAGCAATAGCTTACCTCAATGATACACGTAAATATAAATTTCACAAACGTTGTCAGTGAAGTCACGTGGCTCGAAAACTTTCGAAATTGGGGAGGTGAGGGTGAAGAACCCCACAGAAGGGGGATTAAGTTCACTGCAGTATTATACCTGTATTGCCTTGACTACAGCGGCCgtgataacaaaaacaaaaaggatATAGGAAATATCAGTAATGTGTTGCAAGCACTAAGGGTACGCCCCGGTCCTACCTGTCGACTGCAGTCCCGGATACAATGTTTCTTCCACTGGCAGTTCGCACATGTGAAAAACGAACCGGAGACGAGAATAACCAGGAATAATTTCCCATTTTGAAGTAAAGCCATGTCCATTTGGCCCCGCGGTCGATACCTGCCGAAATGGCGCATGTGCTATTCTAGGCTTTCCAGGTATTAGTCCTGTGCTCTTACAAATCGCGCGCTTGCGTGATACGGCGAGATTATGACCACTGATATCCATCAGGGTGTGCCGACGCCATACTGTCAGACCGTTCGCTCCGTAGATACACTTCACCATCTAGGGTCACAAAGGTCTCTGATGTACTACGTTCGCATTTTGCCTGTACAAGAACCATGTCTCAATCTTGACTTATTTAAAGGCATGTTTTTCAATCCTAATCCAATTATATTAGTCTATATTCtgctaattatttttcatttttcaagatGCCAAAATAAACATTCATTCTGTTTCCCATGACACCTTGAATACATAAACATTAAACAGAAGCCATTTCTCCTCAACGGCACCAGCAATTTCGGACACAAAGTATTTCAACGGAATCAGATCTGTGTTGAATACCCCGTGACGACAAACACAGTACCTTAGTTGTTCAGGCAGGGTCAATGGGTGATAAATTAACCTTTAGCACCGGAGTTCTGTTTGTGCAGTGACACACCTTAGAAGTCGAACGAACAAACAGTCAGTACCATATACATGTAACAATCAGAACAACGTGGGAGATTGAAACATTTCTTGTTTCATTGGAGCACAATTGTTcgacaaacaaaaatataataaacagGAAATTGAAAACTATATCTAAAGTTTCAAcgatatataaaatacagagtgttttttttcataatcgGTTGGACCTCAAGTTATGCTGTAAcgagtgaaaatgaaaattcgaatatctgtccccgaggcacattttaccttaagttgaatatttgaaactttaatcccatcatatacattttgatattgtttttcatcctGATAGGGTAAATGTAGAATTAAACAAGAGCTCCGGGCAATtttttgtgagaaggtgaaattTAACGACATCGGTCATGCACTTTTAAGGGTTCATTGAAATTTAAACCCGGACCTGATTTCATCGCTGACTGACGTTTTTCTCTGTCGGTTGTATATTCAAGTTCACGTTTTCCCTCTAAAAATGGTTACCTGTGTTGATAACAAGTGGCCAAAATCTGAAAGACGCGCTATCTGAACAATTACAGAAATAGCATCTCTCTAGCTTTCTTTTTCAAAGAAGTATTTTCACAGCGGCCGGGGATTTCCACTGTTATGTCATCAGCGCATGCCAGTGCGCTGTAAACGGCTAGGTTTGAATCGGGTGCTCGTTCAAAATATACCCAGTTTTAGGACTTTCCACTCTCACAGCTGGTTCTATGGCAAAACTTTGAGAAACTCAAACCGAAAAGAACATCATCGTATTCACAATTTAGAAAATGGATAGTTTTACACCTCTAATTTCAACACTGCAAGATATCGAAAGAACGCGCTCGTGGACCCACGTGAGATATGAAAACACCCTTGTCCACAGAAATGTGAATACACATGGATATCGATTCCTTGGAAGTCGTATCATTGTCTATTTAAGAAGGACAAAAACTCTTTCTTTCCATGCATTCTGATGCAACTGTAAAAACAATTATTCTCTCGATAGAAATTACTATTAGTCACCGGCAATCAGAGCTTGGCCTGCTTCCATTCTGCTTATCAGTTTGAGTGACAATGACGTCGGTTTGAAATTTACAAGTGGCTGTGACGTCAGGCAACCATAACTCACCTTATTTCAGTAGAATAGGAACTATTTTCATCAACCGTCCTTATATGGAACACATTCGAGATGATTATGATGTTTAAAAATATACGACATTGTTTGTTTTACTCAGTCTCGTGGACATCAGTTGATTGCAAAAGGCCATCCGGCGTCGGCTGGTGCCTCGTCATTGATCATACACATTTTGAACAGGATTTGTATTAGATCTGTCGCGGGTTTAGATATGACTTTTTTAAGTCGGAAAGAATGGACAAGATTTCCGATTATATAAAGAGTGTATTGTATTGTCAACAACAGAGCCATCGATTTCAGTATGGAGGGACTGTATTGCCGAGTTTGATTATTCCATAAACAACTTCACTCAAAACACTGATATTACAAAAACCTTGAAATTTACACTaactttaaagccccagtagctGCGAgtaggttaaataataaacgggtgcctcACTCGTAAATGGGCCCCattgaaaaatttttaaaaatgcagtatttcctgcacacacacatcgtgatcataaaagaaacaagcataatgccatttacttgaatgcacaatatacgatggccaacattttgtggTTGTAATTCTTATTTTCGCTGTCACATGATTAATAGTTGAAAATGAcgagaaatctaaaatgatgttaaaacgtatCAAGTTACATgtcactttcgacacttatgacagtgttatacacgttttcagtctttaatgggtcttattcgaagaaaactcttggaaaactgggGATATTTtaagatcggtttattacaaacttgcagctattggggctttaaactaCTGTTACCAATAAACAGTGCGATGCACACAAAAATAACCGTTGACGCAGtcgatattcaaacattttatttttgagaCCATATCCTGAATAAAGTGTACCATGGATGATGCTTCCGGTGAATTACGACGGACGGTGGTATATTCCATGTTGTTCGAATGTACAAAAAACATTGTTGATCCCGTGGAAAAAAGTTACATGTAACGATACATACTCGTGAAACAGACGTCTGAATGGCCAAATTGTTTTGGCAGATTCGTTCTTCAGGGACTTGGTGTAAGGGATGTGCAAGTTatgtaaatcaaatatggcgaaAGGTTTAAACAACTTAGATCCTCATCCATGTTATAACTTACACCTTTCCTACTTTAATACAGCCTGTGAAAATACCAGACTGGTAACCTAAATCAATAAGTAGGCCCTACTCATACATGTATTATTTGCATGAAAGCTACGACTTTTCTGTTTAAAAGTGTACCTCTGAAAACATTGGAACTGGGCGAGGGGAAGATCGGGATGACAAAacgaaataatttttttcattacttGGTATAGCCCTATTCTACACACCGAtctttttaaacaatttaaGTGTCCTATATCCTAAATTCTACGCCTTTCCTCTCAGTATCATGCTAATCCATCTCAATGGGTGTCACTAACCAGTGCGTGTAGTAGTTGTGTAATTGATAATTACAAGAAACGAGTATCGAGGACTttaaaaattttatgaaactgttAAAAACTGCCAGTAGTTAGATAGGTTTGCTGTTTAACCTCACGGCTAATGCGCCAAATTCCGATGACGTCAAACTGATCTGGCTTTGGCTGATTTCCGGCTCGACGTAATAGAATGGTTCGATGTTGCTATCGGGCGGGACATGCCAACTTAGTTTGCAATATTCGACACATTCATCGTTGAGGGCGATTTCTGGCATCCCGCCTTTCGGATCAAATTTTCCCTGTGATGTTAGCAAACGGCGCATTTGTTCGCCCTCATTGTCATGTATTTTGCAATTTACAAGGAATTCGTCCCTTTCACCGATGTCGGATATTTGAAATGTGCCATTTTGCACAGAATGATACCCTTCGTCAAAACTGACCGACCGGATTGGCTTTGGATTTTCCATGAACTCCTCATCTTTCTCAAGGTTTATCGTTTGCCCATCTACTGTATTGACACTTTCTTTACGCTCGACCAAACTGGAATCACCACCGGTGTGGTTGGGCAGGCACTCACAAAGGGCGCCCTCTTGAGACATGAAGTCGCCACAGTCCGAATACCAATCGAGGTTTGTATTCTTGTACTCTCTCATCAACTTTACTGCTTCCTGAAGGGCTTCCCCCTCTTCACTAGTCAAAATAGTTTCTTTCAACTCCGCTATTCTGCAGTGTCCCTTCAATGACCTCCCGTTAACATTTctcagacagaaataaaaacttTCCATCGACCTCAGCAGTTCAAAAGTGGATCCCATGATTCGCAGTGGTTCATGGAACATCGCTGATGTCGCTGTATTCGAAGTAAACCGAGGCGTATTTTCCGAACCGTTCCGACCGTTCCCGTAGATTGAAGTCACTGCTGATGATGTTGAGCGCTGAAGTGAGGAAGTCGTCCGTTACCCTGGaagattttttgaaactttctcCGTCACATCTCTCATCCCACCGTTCTCTCGTCCCTCTGGAAGCGACGACAACGATTTTATCCACAGTTTTAAGCTTCTTAAACAGCCATTCCGTCTTGGCTGCGGCAATTTCCATCGTCTGCCAGAGATCCAGGTGCACTTTACACCCAAAGCGAATTTCAAGGAACCGCGCAAAGCATTCGACAACGTCGACGTGTCGACTGCAGTCCTTTGAGTACAGAAGCAACAGTTCGGGGCGGACGCAGTCAGACTCAACGTGTATCATAGGCCTCGTCactgaaagagaaaagaaaaacatcGAGAGAAATTGCCTCCCAACATTCGAAAGCAGATAGCAAGACACCGTGGGAATTCTGCATGGCATGAATTACGACAAGCAATCCTACACGAGATGAACGCGCTTCAAGTAGGTAAACCCTTTAGATCACCGTCGCGCTTCACACAACCCCGCAGgtgtcaaacaaacaaaactcgCGCAAAAACTCACAAATCATAATTGTTTTGCAAGGGATGAAATAAACGTCACGGACTAGACATTATTAGTAAAGGCAGACGGTGCTGTTATTATCTCAGGAAGGTTTCCGTATTCAAGTAACGATATTCATGCAGGaatttatttttacaatgtAATGTTTTACTGTAAATTGACCGTGAGTAAACATACTTATGAGTGTTTGGAATTGATGTACGTACAAGACAATGCATACGTTGTCTTCAGTCATGTGCAAATGTTTTCCCGTTCCAGTGTTTCAAGACTCATTCGTAGaggcatagaccctcgaggttAAAACGTGCACTACCAAACACACAAAGACACACGCCCTCACTCGGGTCACATTATGTGGATCTATGCGAGAAGCTAGTATCAAGCTAGGCCATCTTCAGAACTGCATGCCTTAACAGCGCTGAGGAGGTCCCTAAGACATGAGAAAATATGATGACTTACAAGATATCGCATGGCCGAGTGGATGATGATAAAGTGTGACCTGTAAATTGCTGCGAGAAATATCAAATACCTTCATTGTACTTGGCATTGTTTTTGGCCAACTGTATGGATAGGCCTGAAGGCAGGTCCTGTCTTCGTTTTCGTCTTTTGCGTATCATCCACAGCGTGAACGGAACTAATAATGCTATTCCCGTAAGTGTCCCTCCGATCGATGCAATGGCGATATACGTCAGACTAGGTACAGAGACTGCATAGGGAAAGAAATATCCATAGTGTCACGAAACTTGATCATTTTTACCTCACAAGGACATCTGTACCAGCCGAACGCATTCAACTGCCTCACATTAACACTGAGTGACTCTTAAGTATTTCAAGTTGCAGTATTTTTGTTATCTCTATAAAACACAATTTCTTTATTCTACTGCTAAATATATTTCGAAATGTGTGATATTCAATTTggcaacacagcctgtatgttgTGCAATACTCGATATTGTCTTCCACAACTCAATTTCAGTAAAGACATTTtccaaaaactttgaaaaaaaaatttaaaattacgaAAATATTATCAAGGTTTCAATTTTGTCCCTTCATTGTCCCGTAACGATCCACATCTGACATGCTTCCAAAGTAAAACTCCCCAGGAACTTCAAAATCATTCAATTGATGACGTTAGTCGGTACCAGTGAATAGACATGAATAGTGACAGTTTACAAGTGGTACTTGTGTCATGTCGTCCTCAGAGGCTTAAGATATCAGAGATATGGTTGGTTACATGACATTATGAGGACGATTATTAATCTATAAGATACAACGTTTCACAGATGCGGGAACACACTGCCCCGCAAAACCCTGTAACTCTCAGGTGTTCCAATTTAGATAGTTTGTGAACATTACCTCGACAGAATCCATCGATGACGTCATATCCGTCATGACATTGACAGTTGAAGTTGTTCAGTTCTAGGGACGGCACACAGATTCCAAACTGGCCACACATCGCACTGGAGTTACTCCGACAGGGATCAGCTGCCGTTAGAAATTCAATGAACAAACCGAAGTGAGAAtgcatatctctctctctctctctctctctctctctctctctctctctctctctctctctctctctctctctctctctctctctcatacatataaacagacacacacataacacacatatatgtatgtatgtgtatatatatatatatatatatatatatatatatatatatatatatatatataaccagattttcttttgttgttatatggacaatgagtccgaaatagtctattatatatatatatatatatatatatatatatatatatatatattatatatatatatatatatatatatatatatatatatatataatatatatctatctatctatatatatatatatatatatatatatatatatatatatatatatatatttatttatataataaGGGTTACTGGAGAAtcgattttacaatttcatctctacaacgttgtttcgtgagtttCGTTGTTTCGTGAGGAGACTAACTGGAGTGAGTCTACATGGAGTACACCGGTTACGCAGATGGtggaataatatatatatatatatatatatatatatatatatatatatatatatatatatatatatatatatatatatatatatatatattacatatccACCAAAATTGACCATTTTCCTGCTCTAGTTTGTTTCAATGCACGGTCCGGACAAAAATTATCTGTCAAAAATTATCCATAGCAGAAATAGCAGAAATAGACTGTACAAAAACATCAACACACCTGTACAACG encodes:
- the LOC139135707 gene encoding uncharacterized protein, whose protein sequence is MVWKTVTTPSCSSPMSENFYECNLKPIGGYEAAYWTPNTMETDIKDYNDVTVHFDLPPEEYNLDIVTIYIFRHDSTSCNTRKSLIFFKDVRVGDADTYTLSVNQTGENRTMLDFTAHNISGGQYCAGIRPNPSRRQACKSGPGRSLVICTMTISPPFTILDDPCERKPCGEHGQCKSSGSGYSCDCSPGYIVDDGYCQENACFRNPCGQNGTCRTVIGRSNYKCTCSEGFEMYEGRCTADPCRSNSSAMCGQFGICVPSLELNNFNCQCHDGYDVIDGFCRVSVPSLTYIAIASIGGTLTGIALLVPFTLWMIRKRRKRRQDLPSGLSIQLAKNNAKYNEVTRPMIHVESDCVRPELLLLYSKDCSRHVDVVECFARFLEIRFGCKVHLDLWQTMEIAAAKTEWLFKKLKTVDKIVVVASRGTRERWDERCDGESFKKSSRVTDDFLTSALNIISSDFNLRERSERFGKYASVYFEYSDISDVP